The Patescibacteria group bacterium genome has a segment encoding these proteins:
- a CDS encoding ABC transporter permease, with amino-acid sequence MKEILAIWKKELRDNIRDRRTLLSSIVMPMLLMPLIIIGMGKLVQYQVKQANEQPVKIGIVNESAAPDFVNQLKAINKTDVISLNSDPSLAAKERQVDLAVALPTTMNGALDQLQPVVIETYQNSLNSKSSTAFARVNAVATLYNQSLLHARLAQNGINANIQNGIQLKLNESATPQELGGFGLGFLLPLFIVMWSVIGGQYMAVDVSAGEKERKTLEALILTPVRRMNVVFGKFFAVATAALMSVIIALTSLYLVFVFGGADLFTGVSTTSAAPGSAASSFNFNLQPQAILLMLGVSVLLVLLFSAMNLSVAIFAKSYKEAQSYIGPSYLVVILPVVLVNTLPGFIPTAGFFAIPVVNAVLLFKEVLIGQFVLSHILLTLASLIIVALAAVYISSRIYRKESVLFRD; translated from the coding sequence GTGAAAGAAATATTAGCCATCTGGAAAAAAGAGCTGCGTGATAATATCCGCGATCGTCGGACGCTGCTATCATCGATCGTTATGCCGATGTTGCTAATGCCGTTGATAATCATAGGCATGGGTAAGTTGGTGCAGTATCAAGTCAAGCAAGCTAACGAACAGCCGGTAAAAATCGGTATTGTAAACGAGTCAGCCGCGCCAGATTTTGTTAATCAATTGAAAGCTATCAATAAAACCGATGTGATATCATTAAATAGCGATCCGAGTCTGGCCGCTAAAGAACGCCAGGTAGACCTGGCGGTGGCGCTACCCACCACGATGAATGGCGCGTTGGATCAATTACAACCAGTGGTAATAGAAACGTATCAAAACTCGCTCAACTCCAAATCTTCCACCGCCTTCGCGCGTGTGAATGCGGTCGCTACCTTGTACAATCAAAGTTTGTTACACGCCCGACTGGCACAAAACGGCATAAATGCCAATATTCAAAACGGCATTCAACTGAAACTGAACGAATCGGCCACGCCGCAAGAGCTGGGTGGATTCGGATTAGGTTTTCTCTTGCCGCTGTTCATAGTCATGTGGTCAGTAATCGGCGGTCAGTATATGGCGGTGGATGTGTCGGCGGGGGAGAAGGAGCGCAAAACGTTGGAAGCACTGATACTCACGCCAGTGCGGCGAATGAATGTCGTTTTTGGCAAGTTTTTCGCGGTCGCCACGGCAGCGTTAATGTCAGTAATTATCGCCCTGACCAGCCTTTATCTGGTATTTGTGTTTGGCGGCGCCGATTTGTTTACGGGTGTTAGTACCACCTCGGCCGCACCCGGATCGGCAGCCAGCAGTTTTAACTTCAACTTACAGCCCCAAGCCATATTATTGATGTTAGGCGTGAGCGTACTATTGGTGCTGTTATTCTCCGCAATGAATTTATCGGTTGCCATATTCGCCAAAAGCTACAAGGAGGCTCAAAGTTACATCGGCCCCTCATATTTGGTAGTCATCCTGCCGGTCGTATTAGTCAATACACTGCCTGGGTTTATCCCAACGGCTGGTTTTTTCGCCATCCCAGTGGTTAATGCCGTGCTGCTGTTCAAAGAGGTGCTGATTGGACAATTCGTATTATCACACATACTGTTGACACTGGCCTCACTGATAATTGTGGCGCTGGCTGCCGTATATATTTCCAGCCGGATCTATCGGAAAGAGTCGGTGCTATTTCGGGACTAA
- a CDS encoding ATP-binding cassette domain-containing protein: MDTLLLVKHLTKKFHDFTAVEDVNFEARGGEIFGLLGPNGAGKTTTLRTIATALQPTSGTAIVAGYDINEQPEEVKKHIGVLTTDIGVYDRLSGRENLSYFGELYGMSAVDIQRRIKELSDLLEMNDFIERRAGKYSTGMKQKLAIARAVIHNPDILIFDEPTSGLDVLASQTVLNFMKRSKDQGKCVILSTHQMIDAERLCDRVAIIHQGRMIADDTVSNIENITRTENLEDAFLKLIKDVPAEKTSAPITNNNSLKSRLMLTPKWIWSAAIIALAGAHLFFQILPQLETQRSFGYLFIVVAVFILMFNKYYVRRRR, translated from the coding sequence ATGGACACGCTACTATTAGTCAAGCACCTAACAAAAAAGTTCCACGATTTCACCGCCGTTGAAGATGTTAATTTTGAAGCGCGCGGTGGCGAGATTTTTGGTTTGCTGGGTCCCAACGGAGCGGGCAAGACAACCACGCTTCGTACCATTGCCACCGCTTTGCAACCAACCAGCGGCACCGCAATTGTGGCGGGTTATGACATTAATGAACAGCCGGAAGAGGTAAAGAAACATATTGGTGTTCTAACGACTGACATCGGCGTTTATGATCGATTGTCGGGCCGGGAAAATTTGAGCTATTTTGGTGAACTGTATGGGATGTCGGCAGTTGATATACAAAGACGGATTAAAGAGCTTTCTGATCTGTTGGAAATGAATGATTTTATTGAGCGACGAGCCGGAAAGTATTCCACTGGCATGAAACAAAAACTGGCCATTGCCCGGGCGGTTATCCACAATCCAGATATTCTGATATTTGACGAGCCGACCTCCGGGCTTGATGTGCTGGCGTCGCAGACAGTGCTTAATTTTATGAAACGCTCCAAAGACCAGGGTAAATGCGTCATTTTGTCCACCCACCAGATGATTGACGCTGAACGGCTGTGTGATCGCGTAGCCATTATCCATCAGGGTCGAATGATCGCCGATGATACTGTATCCAACATAGAAAATATTACGCGAACCGAGAATCTTGAGGATGCATTCCTCAAATTGATTAAGGACGTGCCTGCTGAAAAAACATCTGCACCAATAACCAATAATAATTCGTTGAAGTCGCGTTTAATGCTAACGCCAAAGTGGATTTGGTCAGCGGCAATAATTGCGTTAGCTGGAGCACATCTGTTTTTCCAAATTTTGCCGCAACTTGAAACACAGAGAAGCTTCGGGTATCTATTTATTGTTGTGGCGGTATTCATATTGATGTTTAATAAATACTATGTAAGGAGGCGCCGGTGA
- the rdgB gene encoding RdgB/HAM1 family non-canonical purine NTP pyrophosphatase yields the protein MKIIIATRNEGKMVEVKQILSDLPVKLVALKDIDIKIDINEDGQTIEENALTKARQVCDATNEWVISEDSGLYIQSLDGQPGVLTARWAGDGANEEQIIEHAIKQTRALNQDRRQAYFESAVALISPDGQEWVFTGRTEGCLTHTARGQAGVGMPYDCLFIPDGQNQTFAEMDVSLRNSLEHRTQALAKLKRFIIQAELIEATLEPTEIQVIHGQQQAI from the coding sequence ATGAAAATTATTATCGCCACCCGCAATGAGGGCAAGATGGTGGAGGTAAAACAAATATTATCTGATCTGCCGGTAAAATTAGTGGCCTTAAAAGACATTGACATAAAAATAGATATAAACGAAGATGGGCAGACCATTGAGGAAAATGCGTTGACCAAAGCTCGGCAAGTGTGCGATGCCACGAACGAATGGGTTATCTCTGAAGATTCGGGTTTATATATCCAATCACTCGATGGACAGCCAGGCGTTCTGACGGCACGTTGGGCGGGTGATGGCGCAAATGAGGAACAGATAATTGAACATGCCATAAAACAAACACGGGCGCTTAATCAAGACAGGCGTCAGGCTTATTTTGAAAGCGCTGTGGCGCTGATTTCGCCGGACGGGCAGGAATGGGTTTTTACTGGTCGCACCGAAGGATGCTTGACTCATACGGCACGAGGTCAGGCTGGTGTGGGCATGCCATATGATTGTTTGTTTATTCCCGATGGTCAAAATCAGACCTTTGCTGAAATGGATGTGTCATTGCGCAATAGTCTTGAACACCGCACCCAAGCTCTGGCAAAGTTAAAGCGTTTCATTATCCAAGCCGAGCTTATTGAGGCCACTTTGGAGCCAACAGAGATCCAGGTTATACACGGCCAGCAACAGGCTATTTAG
- a CDS encoding glycosyltransferase, translating to MDELLSPSVKSKVVAVNPSAVTHFRYQNIVIGEIRRDFVKDYQAAAEKLNKDPRVKLVSVQHEFGIYGGEWGEQILELVRHVKKPVVITFHSVLPKPILKVRRIVRILGQECDSIIVMTHRAKQILTETYRIAPERIAVIPHGVHPQPYRTCEKVKTELGLRNKTVLLTFGLLSENKGLEYVIRALPQVIRRYPNVRYLIVGATHPAVLKREGERYRNALVRLVYKLNLTHHVKFYNTFFSRPELLKFIEACDIYVSTSLDPDQAVSGTLSYALGMGRPIVTTPFSQAREIVSQQLGMLVEFRQPRSYAQAIISLIGDKIRRDDMSRMAYFRTRSMIFPNVAVSLSRLFARFIPNILDEFKHVPPIRLSHFHRLTDRIGMFQFAKMSEPDPEFGYTLDDNARALLAVARYYEQNNRPSSQKLLKTYLSFVKRMARPDGNFINYIKTDLQPDQQRNTTESMQDANARACYALSYVASSKALSASIRQSAKRMLGPNLKRDPKFTYLRSMAFYIIGLAWLIRSNGAKQLRTRLDEYGQQLLRRYRHERRPDWDWFEGKLTYSNAILPEALLWCYRVTNDKKYLTTGLRTLKFLISKTFRENMYLSIGQSGWHRRGGRRHYFDQQPEDVSAMVQVLRLAYDITGEDRYRRLMFTAFYWFLGDNLLGQVVYDRTTGGSYDGVGQKSVNLNQGAESTVSYLLARLALANGHR from the coding sequence ATGGATGAATTGTTGTCGCCTTCGGTGAAATCAAAAGTAGTCGCAGTCAATCCCAGCGCAGTTACGCATTTTCGTTATCAGAATATTGTGATTGGTGAAATTAGACGTGATTTTGTTAAAGATTATCAGGCAGCTGCTGAAAAATTGAATAAAGATCCACGTGTTAAACTGGTCAGCGTACAACATGAGTTTGGAATATACGGGGGTGAGTGGGGAGAGCAAATACTGGAACTGGTACGGCATGTCAAGAAACCGGTCGTGATAACATTTCATTCGGTGCTTCCCAAACCGATATTAAAAGTAAGGCGCATAGTAAGGATTTTAGGACAGGAATGTGATAGCATTATTGTTATGACACACAGGGCCAAACAGATATTGACCGAAACATACCGGATAGCGCCTGAACGAATTGCAGTGATTCCACACGGTGTCCACCCTCAGCCTTATCGCACATGCGAAAAGGTGAAAACTGAACTAGGTTTACGAAACAAGACGGTATTGCTGACGTTTGGATTATTGAGTGAAAACAAGGGCTTAGAATATGTCATTAGAGCCCTGCCCCAGGTGATCCGGCGGTACCCGAATGTCCGCTACCTTATAGTTGGTGCAACTCATCCTGCCGTATTGAAGAGGGAAGGTGAACGATACCGCAACGCTCTGGTTCGATTGGTGTATAAATTAAATCTGACGCACCATGTAAAGTTTTATAACACATTTTTTAGCCGTCCGGAGTTGTTAAAGTTCATCGAAGCATGTGACATCTATGTATCCACGTCGTTGGATCCGGATCAGGCTGTTTCGGGCACTCTGAGTTATGCTCTTGGTATGGGTCGGCCGATTGTGACAACACCATTTTCTCAAGCCAGAGAAATTGTCAGCCAGCAACTTGGGATGTTGGTTGAATTTCGTCAGCCAAGGAGTTATGCCCAGGCAATTATATCTCTAATTGGTGATAAAATACGGCGCGACGATATGAGTAGAATGGCCTACTTTCGTACGCGCAGCATGATATTTCCTAATGTTGCTGTTTCGCTTTCGCGTTTATTCGCACGATTTATTCCGAATATATTAGATGAATTTAAACATGTCCCGCCGATTCGGTTATCGCATTTTCATCGGCTGACCGACCGTATTGGGATGTTTCAATTCGCAAAAATGTCAGAACCAGATCCCGAATTTGGCTATACGCTTGACGATAACGCGCGAGCATTGCTGGCTGTGGCGCGGTATTATGAACAGAATAACCGTCCTTCAAGTCAGAAGTTACTGAAGACATACTTATCATTTGTGAAAAGAATGGCTCGACCGGACGGAAATTTCATCAATTATATCAAGACTGATCTACAGCCAGATCAGCAGAGGAATACCACAGAAAGCATGCAAGATGCCAACGCTCGAGCATGTTATGCGCTGTCATATGTAGCGTCATCCAAGGCCCTATCAGCAAGTATTCGTCAGTCAGCTAAACGGATGCTCGGCCCCAATCTGAAGCGTGACCCAAAGTTTACATATTTGCGATCAATGGCTTTCTATATTATCGGTCTGGCCTGGTTGATAAGAAGTAATGGTGCTAAGCAATTACGGACAAGATTAGACGAGTACGGTCAACAGCTTTTGCGTAGGTACCGGCATGAGCGCCGCCCAGACTGGGATTGGTTTGAGGGGAAGTTGACATATTCAAACGCGATTCTACCGGAAGCGCTGCTTTGGTGTTACCGAGTAACCAATGATAAAAAATATTTAACGACTGGCTTACGCACGTTAAAATTTCTAATTAGCAAAACGTTTCGTGAAAACATGTATCTATCAATCGGTCAGAGTGGCTGGCATAGGCGCGGTGGCCGCAGGCATTATTTTGATCAGCAACCCGAAGATGTATCAGCGATGGTACAAGTTTTGCGATTGGCCTATGATATTACCGGCGAGGATCGATACCGGCGACTAATGTTTACCGCGTTTTATTGGTTTTTGGGAGACAATCTGCTGGGCCAAGTGGTGTACGATCGCACCACTGGCGGAAGCTATGATGGAGTCGGTCAGAAAAGTGTTAATTTAAATCAAGGCGCCGAATCGACCGTCTCATATTTACTGGCTAGGTTAGCTCTGGCCAACGGTCATCGGTAG
- a CDS encoding response regulator gives MAKILVFDVNPARLMGLCAALAPHQVVSAGNILQAVQEAVLSHPDLIISDWDDSDGVKLVQELWRVPNFTPPPVCFTDTTHGPRYTKKLRLAALRRGAYGFIPRPLSHAGLACLVNALLGKIRLHGYPCGPVGPTERQELVEGDPILMTVRILSEPARLPEHTARVRRLVAYPSKLRLVTFEEGEWPKQSSN, from the coding sequence ATGGCAAAGATTCTGGTCTTTGATGTGAATCCTGCTCGGCTCATGGGTCTATGCGCGGCACTAGCGCCGCATCAGGTGGTCAGCGCGGGCAACATTCTACAAGCCGTGCAGGAAGCCGTACTCAGTCACCCCGACCTGATCATCAGCGACTGGGACGACTCCGATGGGGTCAAACTGGTTCAGGAGTTGTGGCGCGTGCCCAATTTCACGCCGCCGCCGGTGTGCTTCACGGATACCACCCATGGTCCGCGCTACACCAAGAAACTCCGGCTGGCGGCTCTGAGGCGGGGTGCCTATGGATTCATTCCACGTCCACTCAGCCATGCAGGATTGGCGTGTCTGGTCAATGCGCTGCTTGGCAAGATCCGTCTGCACGGATATCCCTGCGGGCCGGTTGGACCAACGGAACGTCAGGAGTTGGTCGAGGGTGATCCAATTCTGATGACCGTACGGATTCTGTCCGAGCCAGCGCGGTTGCCAGAGCACACCGCTAGGGTTCGTCGACTGGTGGCGTATCCGTCGAAGCTGCGTCTGGTGACCTTCGAAGAGGGTGAGTGGCCCAAGCAGTCTTCCAACTAA